In Mytilus edulis chromosome 6, xbMytEdul2.2, whole genome shotgun sequence, the following proteins share a genomic window:
- the LOC139528593 gene encoding uncharacterized protein translates to MEDEVVAGIVSSLKELIDEEEQLIRYSRDILREENGFSVFVDDKIKKLFSLAFVYKNIFQKHDVKTKEEFERLIRKYFRHSDVRDLHDELVDTEEEWDSILKDLDQRMGALSNVKVLRIGDKAPVETELVDARSGQSTTIEQFLPGGKHIVLVLLRHFAULPURNHVAQLEESIDDIQKANGSVILISFGLKEGAEKWLEETKSSFPMLLDTERRIYLAFGLPRSVAKVWGVGSMVYYAEKMTHGIPLPKPYENIHDDAIQMGGDFVINKNGDVTFLYCSQTSSDRPLIPAVLEAVKGCDK, encoded by the coding sequence ATGGAAGACGAGGTTGTTGCGGGAATAGTGTCTTCTCTTAAAGAACTAATTGATGAAGAAGAGCAGTTGATTAGATATAGCAGGGATATTTTGAGAGAGGAGAATGGTTTCTCAGTATTCGTAGAtgacaaaataaagaaattgttcaGTCTTgcgtttgtttacaaaaatatattccaAAAGCATGATGTCAAAACCAAGGAGGAATTTGAACGATTGATCAGAAAATATTTTAGGCATTCAGATGTAAGAGACTTACACGATGAATTAGTTGACACAGAGGAGGAATGGGATTCTATACTTAAAGACCTTGATCAAAGAATGGGGGCTTTGTCTAATGTAAAAGTATTACGTATTGGAGATAAAGCACCGGTTGAAACTGAGCTGGTGGATGCACGCTCAGGACAATCTACCACAATAGAACAGTTCTTACCAGGAGGAAAACATATAGTTCTTGTTTTACTAAGACATTTCGCGTGATTACCGTGACGAAATCACGTTGCACAACTTGAAGAATCCATAGATGACATTCAAAAAGCAAACGGATCAGTAATTCTTATTTCATTTGGACTAAAAGAAGGTGCGGAAAAGTGGTTAGAAGAAACAAAGTCGAGTTTCCCGATGCTTTTGGATACTGAAAGACGAATTTATTTAGCATTTGGTCTTCCAAGATCTGTTGCAAAAGTGTGGGGAGTTGGCAGTATGGTATATTATGCCGAGAAGATGACACATGGTATACCACTACCGAAACCTTATGAAAATATCCATGACGATGCTATCCAGATGGGAGGTGATTtcgtaataaataaaaatggagATGTCACCTTTTTGTATTGCAGCCAAACTTCGAGCGATAGACCATTAATTCCAGCCGTACTTGAAGCTGTTAAAGGTTGTGACAAATAA